In Zingiber officinale cultivar Zhangliang chromosome 8B, Zo_v1.1, whole genome shotgun sequence, a single genomic region encodes these proteins:
- the LOC122013799 gene encoding uncharacterized protein LOC122013799, with protein sequence MVKTAKTRFTTAFFTLKRFHVQQANLRKMFTSEKWANSRFSKEVAGKRVAEVILMPSFWKNMVFALKVGGPLVKVLRLVDGEKRSPMGYIYEAMNRAKEAIVASFNNNEEKYRSIFEFIDKRWNIQLHRPLHAAGYFLNPECFYSNPDIENDTEVMEGLYKCISRLVRGEDLQDKITNQLEKYKKAEGLFGLPMAILQRTLKSPADWWSSYGASTLELKTFAMKILNFTCSSSGCERNWSVFEHYNKVLRRRYDMRDKIDPITLSEIDDSNEWLLGKLDDSDKDDDNDFVFEGEDLRWSDVAQASGVGESAYDFRSRNASSSKGTSSSALAKRKQSSA encoded by the exons ATGGTAAAAACCGCAAAGACACGTTTCACAACCGCTTTTTTTACTTTAAAGCGGTTTCATGTACAACAAGCAAATCTGAGAAAAATGTTTACATCTGAAAAGTGGGCAAATAGTCGATTTTCCAAAGAGGTCGCAGGAAAACGTGTAGCAGAAGTGATATTGATGCCTTCTTTTTGGAAAAATATGGTTTTTGCATTAAAAGTTGGTGGTCCATTGGTAAAAGTATTACGGCTGGTAGACGGTGAAAAACGATCTCCTATGGGTTATATTTATGAGGCAATGAACAGGGCCAAAGAAGCTATTGTTGCATCATTTAACAATAATGAAGAGAAATATCGTagcatttttgaattcattgacaAAAGATGGAACATTCAACTGCATCGACCTTTGCACGCAGCCGGATATTTCTTGAATCCAGAGTGTTTTTACTCAAACCCTGATATAGAAAATGATACAGAAGTGATGGAGGGTTTGTACAAGTGCATATCTAGATTGGTGAGAGGTGAGGATTTACAAGATAAGATCACGAATCAATTGgaaaaatacaagaaagcagaaggACTTTTTGGTTTGCCAATGGCTATCCTACAAAGAACTTTAAAATCTCCag CTGATTGGTGGTCTTCTTATGGTGCATCAACGCTTGAATTAAAAACATTTGcaatgaaaattttaaacttcACGTGCTCTTCTTCAGGATGTGAACGTAATTGGAGTGTTTTTGAACAT TACAATAAAGTTTTGAGGAGAAGATATGACATGCGAGATAAGATTGATCCTATTACTTTGTCAGAGATAgatgatagtaatgaatggttgTTGGGAAAATTGGATGACAGTGATAaagatgatgataatgattttgtctttgaaggtgaagatttgcgTTGGAGTGATGTAGCACAAGCATCTGGGGTTGGTGAAAGTGCATATGACTTTCGATCTCGAAATGCGTCTTCTTCAAAAGGGACATCATCATCTGCATTAGCAAAAAGAAAGCAATCTTCAGCTTAA
- the LOC122014944 gene encoding uncharacterized protein LOC122014944 — MGEDLLTTLSIENHHPSTHLSMDPSGCPVSSLSSHEDPDRELLIQRHQIVLSGAPDINLPLSTERSPSDQSWNSDSCDIFDVGLGSQIYDAETTVHVPKISSARKCTKRGDGIWGAWFFFNLYFKPVLSEKFKGKITWDGKGVNGFDKSDVRHDKFLVQHDMENMYMWAFKERPENALGKMQLRSYMNGHSRLGEPQFPFSVDRGFVRSHRMQRKQYRGLSNPQCVHGIEVVRLPNLMVVGELDRKKWMELTGRDFNFSIPDEASDFEAWRNQQTTESELEKPLSQPKISPHPHPHPKKLLNGSSLNLSSQIHHCNSNVVDLSPICNKRRKNLFPHRMEEDLCFPTNSHAEGSQDVEMHQVEPSWLKEFTGVMRHAHGPVTAAKTIYEDDEGYLIMVSLSFADQQSVKLSWRNNLMNGILKIFCVSTARMPYVKRHDRTFKLTDTFPEHCPPGEFVREITLPTRIPEDAKLEAYYDEAGSLLEIIVPKHRVGPEEHEVRVSMRPPHLGS; from the coding sequence ATGGGAGAAGATCTCCTCACCACCTTATCCATTGAGAATCATCACCCCTCCACCCACCTCTCCATGGACCCGTCTGGTTGCCCAGTGTCCTCGTTGTCGTCCCATGAGGACCCTGATCGCGAGCTCTTGATCCAACGCCATCAGATTGTGCTTTCTGGTGCTCCTGACATTAATCTTCCTCTGTCGACTGAGCGCTCGCCTTCCGACCAATCTTGGAATTCAGACTCCTGTGATATCTTCGACGTCGGCCTTGGGTCGCAAATTTATGATGCAGAGACAACCGTCCATGTCCCTAAGATCTCCTCTGCCCGTAAGTGCACCAAGCGAGGGGACGGCATTTGGGGTGCATGGTTTTTCTTTAACTTATATTTCAAGCCTGTGCTTTCGGAGAAATTCAAGGGGAAAATCACATGGGATGGCAAGGGGGTGAATGGGTTTGATAAGTCCGATGTCCGCCATGATAAATTCCTAGTCCAGCATGATATGGAGAACATGTACATGTGGGCTTTCAAAGAGAGGCCAGAGAATGCACTTGGAAAGATGCAACTGCGGAGCTATATGAATGGGCATTCCCGTCTTGGTGAACCTCAGTTCCCATTTAGTGTTGATAGGGGGTTTGTTCGATCCCACAGGATGCAGCGCAAGCAGTATCGGGGGCTGTCAAACCCTCAATGTGTGCATGGAATTGAGGTTGTTCGCTTGCCCAATTTGATGGTTGTTGGTGAATTGGACCGGAAGAAGTGGATGGAACTTACTGGCAGAGATTTTAATTTCTCAATCCCAGATGAAGCTAGTGACTTTGAGGCATGGAGGAACCAGCAGACCACTGAATCTGAGCTTGAGAAACCTCTTTCTCAACCAAAGATCTCTCCACATCCCCATCCCCATCCTAAGAAGCTGCTAAATGGCTCAAGTTTGAATTTGTCTTCCCAAATTCATCATTGTAATAGTAATGTGGTAGACCTTTCACCTATCTGCAACAAGCGCAGGAAGAATTTGTTTCCTCATAGAATGGAGGAAGATCTTTGCTTTCCTACTAACTCACATGCTGAGGGAAGTCAGGATGTGGAGATGCACCAGGTTGAGCCCTCATGGTTGAAGGAATTTACAGGAGTAATGAGGCATGCACATGGCCCTGTGACTGCTGCAAAGACGATATATGAAGATGATGAGGGATACTTGATAATGGTGAGCTTGTCCTTTGCTGATCAACAGAGTGTGAAGCTGTCATGGAGGAACAATCTGATGAATGGGATACTGAAGATATTTTGTGTCAGTACAGCCCGGATGCCATATGTAAAGAGACACGATAGGACTTTTAAACTGACTGATACGTTCCCTGAGCATTGCCCGCCAGGTGAGTTTGTAAGGGAAATAACATTGCCAACACGTATTCCTGAAGATGCAAAGCTGGAAGCATACTATGATGAGGCTGGCTCTTTGCTTGAGATTATAGTTCCTAAGCACCGAGTTGGACCAGAGGAACATGAAGTTCGTGTGAGCATGCGCCCCCCTCACCTGGGAAGCTAA